In the Gammaproteobacteria bacterium genome, AGCATCAATGATTTCCAAACCGTCAAATGGTGGCGCGAGCGGCTTTTTCTCGACGAAGGAACACCGGAAATTTGCGATGAATTGCCGCGCTTGCTCACCGAATTCATGCGCGACCCTGCCAATGATGAACTACCGCCTTACCAAAGACGCGCCGAAGCACTGAACTATATTTTCAGCAAGAAAACACCACTGGTGCGCAAAACAGATTTATTACCCGGTCAAACCACAACCAGTTTTGTTGGCCCAGTAATTTATGCTGACACCATTGGCTATTGCATCTGGCCAGAATTAAATACCGTCACTCATCGTGCGCAAAATCCGTTCAAAATAAAACCTGAAGTTGCAGAACGCTTAAACAAAGAAATTTTTCCCTACTGGTTGCAACGCCTGCCTGTGCAGGAAGTCGCCCGTTATCGCGCCTATGACACCCAACAATATCGCAACGATGGCCGCGACACCGTGGACGGTGGCCATTATCACGGCATTCCATCCATCGACCCGCAATTGAAAAAAGCTGCCGGTGAAACACCGACCTGTCAGGCATTGATGGAACGCGTGTCCTTTTTCCTGTCAGACAAAGCCACCTGCGTTTCGCACACCGTGCCGGATTTTGCGCGCGTGCTCAAATACGGTCTGAATGGTTTAATTCAACAAGCCAATAACGATATCGCCAATTCCGCACTCAGTGATTCGCAACAACAGTTTTTAAAAGGCGTCGTCTGCGTGTTTGAGGGCGCAAAAAACTATGCGCAACATTTGGCGCAAGCTGCCGCCGAGGCAGGCAATACCGAACTGAGCGCTATCTGCCAGCGCGTACCGGCACAACCTGCACGCACGCTGCATGAAGCCATCACCAGCATCTGGATTTGCTATCACCTGTTGCTACAGGAAAATACCAATTTTGGTTTGTCCATTGGTCGTCTTGATCAACTGCTCAATCCGTATTATCTCAGCGATTGGTCACAACTGGGTTCCGGCCAGGAACGCGACGCCTATACCAAGCACGCCGTAGAGTTGATGTGTCATTTCTTCCTTCGTTGTTCCGATCACGTTCCGCTATCCACCGAAGGTTCTGAAACCTTGTTCGCCGGCAGCGGTTCCAATCAGGCGCTGACGGTCGGTGGCACACAGGTGGTCGATGGCAAAGTTGTCGATGCCGTTAACGACATGACCTACATCATTCTCAAAGCCACGGAATTGCTGGGCATTCGCGACCCGAATGTTCATGCCCGTTATCACAAAGATGTGCATCATCGCGACGCCAGTGGCAATCCTCTGCCTGCCGAAGTCCACGATGGTTATCTCAAGCGAATTTGTCAGGTCAATATTCTCACTCGCGCCACACCGGCGCTGCATGGCGATGCCGCCGTGGTTGATGCCATGGCCAGCTATTACGCGGCTCATGATGGCGTGAGCGCCGATGAGGCACTGGCTGACGCCCACGATTACGCCTCCATCGGCTGCATTGAGCAAAATTCAGCAGGTAAACATTACGGCAACACCGGCTCGACCTTGATGGTTTTACCTGCTGTGCTGGAGCTGGCGATGTTTGGCGGCAAACATCGCAGCGACGGCATCGCTGCCAATGATCCGAATTTATTTTACGGCGCGAGCGCCTACACCACACCACCGCTCAGCCGAATGAAAACCATGGAAGAGTTCATCGCTGCTTTTCGTATCCAGCTGGATGAAATGGCCAGACATGCAGTGCAATGCAACAACTATCTGGGGCGCGCCATGGAAGATGTTCGGCCTTCGCCATTTTTGTCTGGCTTGTTTGTTGGACCAAGTAATTTACCTGGCGGACAAGGTGCCAAGTTCCGCGACGTTGCCGCTGGTGGGGCAAAATACAATTCCGCCGGGGTTGCCATTATCGGTCTGGCCGATGTCATCGACTCGTTCTGCATTTTTGATCAATTAGTCTTTGGTAAAAAAATCTCAGTCAGCGAATTGCTGTCCGCAATGAACAGCAAC is a window encoding:
- a CDS encoding formate acetyltransferase — encoded protein: MSESQLGHGGIQIDLTNPASKTHDSPSRVFPIANDNPKQVKTLRDLSLTDISINDFQTVKWWRERLFLDEGTPEICDELPRLLTEFMRDPANDELPPYQRRAEALNYIFSKKTPLVRKTDLLPGQTTTSFVGPVIYADTIGYCIWPELNTVTHRAQNPFKIKPEVAERLNKEIFPYWLQRLPVQEVARYRAYDTQQYRNDGRDTVDGGHYHGIPSIDPQLKKAAGETPTCQALMERVSFFLSDKATCVSHTVPDFARVLKYGLNGLIQQANNDIANSALSDSQQQFLKGVVCVFEGAKNYAQHLAQAAAEAGNTELSAICQRVPAQPARTLHEAITSIWICYHLLLQENTNFGLSIGRLDQLLNPYYLSDWSQLGSGQERDAYTKHAVELMCHFFLRCSDHVPLSTEGSETLFAGSGSNQALTVGGTQVVDGKVVDAVNDMTYIILKATELLGIRDPNVHARYHKDVHHRDASGNPLPAEVHDGYLKRICQVNILTRATPALHGDAAVVDAMASYYAAHDGVSADEALADAHDYASIGCIEQNSAGKHYGNTGSTLMVLPAVLELAMFGGKHRSDGIAANDPNLFYGASAYTTPPLSRMKTMEEFIAAFRIQLDEMARHAVQCNNYLGRAMEDVRPSPFLSGLFVGPSNLPGGQGAKFRDVAAGGAKYNSAGVAIIGLADVIDSFCIFDQLVFGKKISVSELLSAMNSNFGQQAPASAKESSWIRRIIQRIVAWLRLSDELQTLPTLSDERIAQINQLLRRAPKYGAGIEQTPGSVYDNHLAVKYTHLLTEMIHDTFYKYRTHRGGRYLVGYWSMTNHAGFGMLTKATPNGRRGGQSFASGITPCPNIVKANGDPVMIFDHMLSVAEVRPQTVQNGYTYNLSLTTRDAEHFDADTELFSRYMKAFMDHDGVLVQLCVSSIEDLRAAHKAANDAEAIGATTEAKQALTPFKDLMIRVAGYSAYFVTLSPQMRQEIIDRANFSLDTGKETHTAFSV